The following nucleotide sequence is from Desulfatirhabdium butyrativorans DSM 18734.
TGGCCAGCCCGGTGTTCAGATCGGTTTCCATGCCATAATTGATGGCGTATTTTGCCTGTTCGATGGCGATGGGCCCGGTTTCACAGATCATGGCAGCCATCTTTCCGGCCTCATCCAGCAGGGCTTCGGGTTTGACCACATGATTGGCCAGACCGATCGCAAGCGCCTCAGCGGCGCCGATGCGTTTTCCGGTAAAGATGAGTTCCTTGGCCTTGCCTTTGCCGACAAGCCGGGGAAGCCGCTGGGTCCCGCCCGCACCGGGAATGATGGCCAGACGGGTTTCGGTCAGGCCCATCGTTGCGGTTTCGGAAACGATCCGAATGTCCGAGGCCAGCGCAAGCTCCGTGCCGCCGCCAAGCGCAATGCCGTTTACCGCCGCAATGACGGGTTTGTTCAGGTTTTCGATTTCCGAAAACAAGGTCCGGATCGTCAGGATGTATTCCTTGACCTGGAGCGGCGCCAGGGTTCTGCGTTCCTTGAGGTCCGCTCCGGAGCAAAAGGCCTTCTCTCCTGCCCCGGTGATGATGACCACCCGGACTTCGGGCTGAAAGCGAATGGCACCGATTTCTTTGCGCAAGGCATGGAGCAGATCGAAATTCAGGGAATTCATTACTTCGGGCCGGTTCAGGGTCAAGCGGCAAACACCGTCCGAAAACGATTTGATCAGGATTTCTTCTGTCATGGTCCCGTTTTCCTCTCTGTAAGTGGGATGGGTTGCAGGTAAGCCCGTTTTCGAAGCCTCAGCATCCGATGTATCGTGAAATGACCAGCCGCTGGACTTCGGATGTCCCTTCTCCGATTTCGAGCAGTTTGTGATCCCGATAAAAGCGCTCGACGTTATAGTCTTTCATCAGGCCGTATCCGCCATGGATCTGAACGGCGTGATCCGCCACCCTGCCCATCATCTCGGAGCAGAAAAGCTTCGCCATTGCGGCCTCTTTTTCGAAAGGCCTCTTGTGGTTGCGCAACCAGCAGGCTTTGTAGAGCAGATTCCGGCCGCATTCGATATCGACGGCGCAGTCGGCCAGCTTGAAGGCGACGGCCTGGAATTTGCTGATGGGCTGACCGAATTGCTCCCGCTGTTTGGCATAGCTGAGGGCTGCATCGTAGGCCCCCTGGGCGCCTCCGAGACCCATCGCGGCGATGGAAAGCCTTCCGCCGTCGAGGGTTTTCAGCATCTGGTGAAAACCGTCTCCTTGTTTGCCGAGGATGTTTTCGGGGGGTACCCGGACATCGTCGAAATAGAGCTCGGCCGTGTTGGACGCCCGCCACATCATTTTCTTGTGCATGGGAACGGCCCGAAACCCCGGGGTTCCCTTCTCCACGATGAAACAGGTGTATTCGGGTCTGCCGTTGGGTCTGGTGCCGGTGACGGCCTGCACCGTGACGCCCATGGTCAGGTCGTTGGCCGCGTTCGTGATGAAAATCTTCGATCCGTTGATGACCCAGTGGGTGCCGTCGAATACAGCTGTCGTCCGGCTGCCGCCGGCATCCGATCCGGCTGTGGGTTCCGTCAGCCCGAATCCCCAGAGGCCTTTTCCGCTGCACAGGGTCGGCAGGTACTTGTGTTTCTGTTCTTCCGTGCCAAAATAATAAATCGGCCCGATACCGAGGGAATTCCCGGCGGCGATGGTCGCTGCCTGGGAACCGTCTACCCGTGCGACCTCCTCGACGGCAATGATGTAGGACAGATAATCCATCCCCTGCCCGCCGTAGGTTTCCGGGACGAACATCCCAAAAAGGCCGATTTCGCCCATCCGGATGGTGATTTCCGAAGAAAACTCTTCTTTTTCATCCAGTTCTCCCGCAATGGGAGCGATGACCTTCTGGGCGAATTTTCGGACTTCCTTGCGAATCATTTCCTGTTCGGGTGTCAGATCAAAATCCAACGTGGCCTCCTCTGATCGGTTTTCTGCCGGGTTGATGGTCGTCAGCAAGATCGATGGAAATGCAAAGGCTGAAAATTTCAGCGCTACAATATAGCCTTGCCTACGAGTAAACGCAATCGCATTCATTTTCAAGAAGGAAATGCAGTGGGGGAGGTCGGCACGCTTATGGGGCACTTACGAGGCGATTGCAAAAGTTCTTCTGTGCCATGCCAAGCCGGTGGTCAGGAGGCAGGATGCCAGAGGCGGGAGGAATCCAGAACGTAGATCTACGCTGGACCTCGTAGGGGCGACCGGCCGGTCGCCCCTACAGGCCACGTTGATGAACACGACAAATGCTCAAGGCGGAGTTGCCTCCCCCCGGGAATAAAAAATAGGCGAAAAATCTACTGCCGACTGCCGACTGCCGACTGCCCACTGTCCACTGTCCGCAGGGCGGCTGTCTCAGAAAATCGGCTGGAATCGTTTCATCCAGTCGAGGAGTTCGGGTTCTGCGGGTAACGGCATGGTATCGGGAAGATTCATGTCTTCCGGATGGTGTTCGATGGCGCGAATCAGGGCATCGACAACCTGGGGGTCGAGGGTTTTGCCGGCCATCTGCCGGAGTTTGGTCATGGCTTCCCGCAGGGATATGGCCTGGATATAGGCCCTGCCGGAAATCATGGTTTCAAAGCAGTCGCAAGCCGCCAGAATTCTGGCTCCCAGCGGGATGGCATCACCTCGAAGCCCTTCCGGATAACCGCTGCCGTCGTAGCGTTCATGGTGGTATTTCACCAGCGCAACGATGTCTTTCAGGAAAGCGAGCGGTTGCAGGATGGCGGCGCCGATCTGCGGATGCTTCTGGATGGCCGCATATTCCCTGGTGTTCAGCATCCCCAGTTTGTTCAGGTGCTGGTCCCGGATGCCGATTTTCCCGATATCGTGGAGCAATCCGGCGCGATAGAGGCGTTCCGCCTCTTTGTCGTTCAATCCGAATTCCAGGGCCGTCATCCGGCAATAGGTGGCGACCTTCAACGAATGGCCGTGGGTTGTGGCATCCTTTGCCTCGATGGCCAGAGCGAGCCCTTCGATGGTCTGGCGAAAGGTGTCGATCATGTTGCGGTCGTAGCGCATGGCGCGCTGAAGCGCCAGCGCCCCCTGTTCGGCAAGGGCTTTCAGGAAATCGATTTCCCGTTTGGCTGGCCGCTTGATCTGCCCGAAATAGACGGCAAGAATGCCGCGATATTCGTCCACGATGGAAACCGGCACGCCGACGATGGAGCGTACCCGCTTTTTCCCGAGCCGCTCCAGATCCGGAATCCGGGGCTCGTAGCGGGCGTCCTCGATCAGCACCGGATCGGTGCCGCACTGGCCAAATAAGCTGCAGAGCGTCTGGTAATCGACCGATGCGAGACTGGCGTAGGAAAATCCATGCATGGCCGAGTTGTCGATCCGCCGGTGTTCTTCATTGACGATCCAGAAAATGCAACCTTTGGCAGCCATGGCTTCCGCAGCCTGCTGAACGATGGTCTGCAGAATGGTTTGAATATCTTCCCCGCAGTGAATGGCGGCGCTGACGTTTCGAAACACGTCGAAATATCGGCTGTAACGCCATGCCACACGAATCGCCGCCCCATGGGTGTCCAATACCGATTGAAGTGCTTTGCAGCAGCCGTCGCAGTCGATACCCGAAGAGACATCCAGCAAAAGCAGCATCACCCACTGGCCGGCATGCTGCACCAGCGGGACAATCAGACAGGAGATCGGACGGCCTGCAGCATCGGGCAGGACAATCGCTCCCGGCTCTTCCAGCAGGCAATCGGAGATACGGGCGTTCAGGATCTGCGCAAGCGCATCGCTTTCGTCCGGTTTCAGACCGGCGGTTTGCAATGGCTTCACCGTAAAGGGCATCATGCCGATCTGAAACAGCATGGTGCCCCGGGCGGAAAACGCGTTTGCCAGGTGCCCGGCGAATGCCTGAAGAACCTCGAGGACATCCCGGCCGTCATCGAGGTTTCGATTCATTTCCAGAAGGGTGCTGGTCAGTGTTTGGATCATCGCTTATATGTTCGTGGCTGAACGGAAACCCCGTTTATTACCGACCTGAGCCGGAGGGCAGGCGGATTTTCGATACAGCGGGAAGCTGACAGATTCTGGACCCCTCCTGCCAGAGGCAGGATTTCGGCCGAGTGACGAACCCCACTGCCAACGGTTTTCACGGTAAATGTTCATGGAGCCCTGCTCCGAATACGTGATTTCCGTTCAGACATGAGGCTATGCTAAATCCGGACCTCGCTCGATTTTCCGGCCAATAGAACGCCGTTGATGAACGGATCCAGCCCGCCATCCAGTACATCTGCGGCATTGCCGACATCGAGATCGATCCGGTGGTCCTTCACCATCTGGTAGGGATGCAGGATATAGGAGCGGATCTGCCTTCCCCAGGCGATCTCGTCCTTGCTGTCGTGCATTTCCTGCAGTTTGCTGTCCTGCTTCTGCTTTTCCAGTTGATGGAGTCTCGCCCGCAGGACTTTCATGGCCATGTCCTTGTTGCGGTGCTGGCTGCGCTCCTGCTGGCAGGTCACAACGATACCGGTGGGCAGATGGGTGATGCGGATGGCGCTCGATGTCTTGTTGACATGCTGGCCGCCTGCCCCGCTGGAACGGAAAATATCGATGCGCAGGTCCTTGTCGTCGATATCGACGACAATCTCGTTGGAGATTTCCGGATACACGAACACGGAGGCAAACGATGTCTGCCGTTTTCCGTTGGCATTGAAAGGCGAAATCCGCACCAGGCGATGGATCCCGTTTTCCGATTTCAGATAGCCATAGGCGTATTTCCCGGTGACGGTAAAGGTGACGCCTTTGATGCCCGCCTCGTCTCCGGGCTGGTAATCGAGCATCTCCATGGCAAATCCTTTTCGCTCGATCCAGCGCACGTACATCCGGAAGAGCATTTCGGCCCAATCCTGCGCTTCCGTTCCGCCCGCGCCTGCGGTGATGGAAACGATGGCGTTGCTGGCATCATCTTCCCCGTCGAGCATGAGACTGAGCGAAAGTTCACGCACCTCCGATTCAAGCTTTCGGAGTTGCGCGTCCACATCCTGCAACGCCGCCGCATCGGATTCTTCCACTGCCAGATTGTGCATCAATTCGGCGTCTTCCAGCTCCTTGACCAGCCGGTGATAGGTTGCAACCGTCTCGGTGAGGTTCGCCCTTTCCTTCAGCACGGGTGCGGTTTTTTCGGGGCTGTCCCAGATCCCGGGGGACGAGAGCATCGCCTCGATTTCCTTGAGTCTGCGTTCTTTTCCCGGGATGTCAAAGATACTCCTTGAGCGGATGAATCCGCTCGTACAATTCCTTGATCGTCTGTTTCATCTCAACGCTCATGATATTCTCCTCCTGATTGAAATCCCCCCATCCGGAGCGGGTTTGAAAAATTTCCGGGAAATTGCCGGCACAACCGCCAGGAAAACACAGGTCCACGCGAACCAGTCGCCCGAACTGGTGTAAATCGTCCTGATGGCGCAAAGCGGAATTTCCTGTCTGGACACGGCATCTTCGAAAAGCGCCGTCGTGTTCGTCATTCTGCCGATCGGATCGATGAAGCCGCTGATCCCCGTATTGGCGGCGCGGATGATCGAGCGGCGGTTTTCGATGGCGCGGAATACCGCCATCGAAAAATGCTGGTAGGGGGCAGCCGTGTTCCCGTACCACGCATCGTTGGTCATGCTGATGAGCACATCCGCGCCGTTGCGGCTGGCCAGCCGCGCCAGATCCGGGAAAATCTGCTCATAGCAGATCAGCACCCCGAGCCGGTGGCCATCCCAGGCCAGGGTTTTGCCGGGCACCCCTTCCCGGAAATCGCCGACTTCTTCCACCAGCTTTCCAATGAAGGGCAGCCATTTCTGGAACGGAACATATTCGCCGAAGGGCACGAGATGCGCCTTGTCGTATCTGCCCCGAGCCGTGCCTTCCGGATCGAAGAGAAACGCGCTGTTGTAATAGGCATTGACACCGTTTTCGCTTTCCACGAAAGGGCTTCCCACCAGAAA
It contains:
- a CDS encoding enoyl-CoA hydratase-related protein produces the protein MTEEILIKSFSDGVCRLTLNRPEVMNSLNFDLLHALRKEIGAIRFQPEVRVVIITGAGEKAFCSGADLKERRTLAPLQVKEYILTIRTLFSEIENLNKPVIAAVNGIALGGGTELALASDIRIVSETATMGLTETRLAIIPGAGGTQRLPRLVGKGKAKELIFTGKRIGAAEALAIGLANHVVKPEALLDEAGKMAAMICETGPIAIEQAKYAINYGMETDLNTGLAIESNAYWVCIPTKDRLEGLAAFQEKRKPVYRGE
- a CDS encoding acyl-CoA dehydrogenase family protein, which encodes MDFDLTPEQEMIRKEVRKFAQKVIAPIAGELDEKEEFSSEITIRMGEIGLFGMFVPETYGGQGMDYLSYIIAVEEVARVDGSQAATIAAGNSLGIGPIYYFGTEEQKHKYLPTLCSGKGLWGFGLTEPTAGSDAGGSRTTAVFDGTHWVINGSKIFITNAANDLTMGVTVQAVTGTRPNGRPEYTCFIVEKGTPGFRAVPMHKKMMWRASNTAELYFDDVRVPPENILGKQGDGFHQMLKTLDGGRLSIAAMGLGGAQGAYDAALSYAKQREQFGQPISKFQAVAFKLADCAVDIECGRNLLYKACWLRNHKRPFEKEAAMAKLFCSEMMGRVADHAVQIHGGYGLMKDYNVERFYRDHKLLEIGEGTSEVQRLVISRYIGC
- a CDS encoding HD domain-containing phosphohydrolase, with amino-acid sequence MIQTLTSTLLEMNRNLDDGRDVLEVLQAFAGHLANAFSARGTMLFQIGMMPFTVKPLQTAGLKPDESDALAQILNARISDCLLEEPGAIVLPDAAGRPISCLIVPLVQHAGQWVMLLLLDVSSGIDCDGCCKALQSVLDTHGAAIRVAWRYSRYFDVFRNVSAAIHCGEDIQTILQTIVQQAAEAMAAKGCIFWIVNEEHRRIDNSAMHGFSYASLASVDYQTLCSLFGQCGTDPVLIEDARYEPRIPDLERLGKKRVRSIVGVPVSIVDEYRGILAVYFGQIKRPAKREIDFLKALAEQGALALQRAMRYDRNMIDTFRQTIEGLALAIEAKDATTHGHSLKVATYCRMTALEFGLNDKEAERLYRAGLLHDIGKIGIRDQHLNKLGMLNTREYAAIQKHPQIGAAILQPLAFLKDIVALVKYHHERYDGSGYPEGLRGDAIPLGARILAACDCFETMISGRAYIQAISLREAMTKLRQMAGKTLDPQVVDALIRAIEHHPEDMNLPDTMPLPAEPELLDWMKRFQPIF
- the prfB gene encoding peptide chain release factor 2 (programmed frameshift); translation: MSVEMKQTIKELYERIHPLRSIFDIPGKERRLKEIEAMLSSPGIWDSPEKTAPVLKERANLTETVATYHRLVKELEDAELMHNLAVEESDAAALQDVDAQLRKLESEVRELSLSLMLDGEDDASNAIVSITAGAGGTEAQDWAEMLFRMYVRWIERKGFAMEMLDYQPGDEAGIKGVTFTVTGKYAYGYLKSENGIHRLVRISPFNANGKRQTSFASVFVYPEISNEIVVDIDDKDLRIDIFRSSGAGGQHVNKTSSAIRITHLPTGIVVTCQQERSQHRNKDMAMKVLRARLHQLEKQKQDSKLQEMHDSKDEIAWGRQIRSYILHPYQMVKDHRIDLDVGNAADVLDGGLDPFINGVLLAGKSSEVRI